Proteins found in one Coffea eugenioides isolate CCC68of chromosome 5, Ceug_1.0, whole genome shotgun sequence genomic segment:
- the LOC113770504 gene encoding uncharacterized protein LOC113770504, which translates to MRVSSVRASLSSRLKPSLPNQPLKFSNISSAPTPVRLQTPLFLNPADYRATLSDLKKWHLWAKGLASSVGTKFLDLDNGPDSALLHRELNWLIEDSLEDPITLLSDNSDDSLVVPLRACLDDLYMLWNQRIEGRRPFQYLVGCEHWRDLVLSVQEGVLIPRPETELIVDFVSDVTKENEVLREGLWADLGTGSGALAIGIGRILGSCGGVIATDLSPVSVAVASYNVQRYSLQDRVAIKQGSWFEPLKDDEGKFAGIVSNPPYIPSEDIGRLQAEVGRHEPKLALDGGADGMNDLLHICNGATSMLRPGGFFAFETNGEKQSNFLVDCIGSQSEGRFCDVKVASDFAGIKRFVTGYRAG; encoded by the exons ATGAGGGTGAGCTCCGTGCGGGCGTCTCTGTCCTCCAGATTGAAACCCAGTCTTCCAAATCAACCCCTCAagttttccaatatttcatCTGCACCCACTCCGGTTAGGCTTCAGACTCCCCTCTTCCTCAACCCAGCAGATTACAGGGCCACCTTATCAGACCTCAAAAAATGGCATCTTTGGGCAAAAGGCTTGGCCTCCTCGGTTGGGACAAAATTTTTGGACCTAGACAACGGCCCTGACTCGGCCCTCTTGCACAGGGAGCTCAACTGGCTCATTGAGGATTCGCTCGAGGACCCCATTACACTTCTATCGGATAATAGCGATGATAGCTTAGTGGTGCCATTGAGGGCATGTTTGGATGATCTTTATATGTTGTGGAATCAAAGGATTGAGGGGAGAAGGCCATTCCAGTATTTGGTTGGGTGTGAGCATTGGAGGGATTTGGTTTTGAGTGTTCAAGAAGGGGTTTTGATTCCAAGGCCTGAGACTGAGCTGATTGTGGACTTTGTCAGTGATGTGACAAAAGAGAATGAGGTGTTGAGGGAAGGGTTGTGGGCTGATTTGGGGACCGGGAGCGGAGCGCTTGCGATTGGGATTGGGAGAATTTTGGGTTCTTGTGGAGGAGTCATTGCCACTGATTTAAGCCCTGTTTCTGTAGCAGTTGCTTCTTATAATGTGCAGAGGTACTCTTTGCAGGATAGAGTTGCAATAAAGCAAGGATCTTGGTTTGAACCTCTGAAGGATGATGAAGGAAAATTTGCTGGAATTGTTAGTAATCCACCATATATTCCCAGTGAAGATATTGGACGACTACAAGCTGAAGTAGGTAGACACGAACCAAAACTTGCGCTTGATGGTGGTGCTGATGGCATGAATGACCTTCTCCATATATGTAATGGCGCTACTTCTATGCTAAGACCTGGTGGATTTTTCGCTTTTGAG ACAAATGGAGAAAAACAGAGCAACTTTCTCGTGGACTGCATAGGAAGTCAATCAGAAGGGAGATTCTGTGATGTTAAAGTTGCATCAGATTTTGCGGGGATCAAGAGATTTGTGACTGGCTATAGAGCAGGATAA
- the LOC113770585 gene encoding uncharacterized protein LOC113770585 isoform X1, translating to MEDIGLFKQVWKWLQSKKICYSVVRTTASCFRDKIGIFIERHWPMVCCACARLGRLMLLLLIRWKDCGVRGFRSFIGLGSAALLVIMWSCFLSLTSLSCLVYVLLSMGAAGIAVQYLGYTPGLFIVGLFAILILWMYANFWITGTLFIVGGYLFSLNHARLVVLMAMIYAMYCVKVRVGWFGVFLSINLAFLSNDVLNYVLQCCDNLSESVPIEEQTKSESFTEDGFSTECEYSVPADEPEKVQSCKSSSKPAVASSLVNKQKESTAKQVIREDENSIIEMKRILGSNNHYEALEFPRNKKVDSILLRKEYRKKAMLVHPDKNMGSTLASESFKKLQCAYEVLSDAVKKRDYDEQLKKEESKSVIQRSSSTSRQQDSSDYCLEESRRIQCTKCGNSHIWVCTNRTKAKARWCQDCCQYHQAKDGDGWVEYKGSLIFDQPRKVEIPRAFVCAESKIFDVSEWAICQGMACRPNTHRPSFHVNMVGLDKSSQRSNSSRYPWDLDAEVMDEDEDFELWLQQALASGLFCETSKRRKSWSPFKLHHRKKSWRRSS from the exons ATGGAGGATATTGGGCTGTTTAAACAAGTTTGGAAATGGTTGCAATCCAAGAAAATTTGTTACTCTGTTGTGAGAACAACAGCCAGCTGTTTCCGAGACAAGATTGGGATATTTATAGAGAGGCATTGGCCAATGGTTTGTTGTGCGTGTGCAAGGCTGGGGAGACTGATGTTGCTTTTGTTGATTCGATGGAAGGATTGTGGAGTCAGAGGATTTCGGTCGTTTATTGGGCTTGGTTCGGCAGCTTTGCTTGTTATCATGTGGAGTTGTTTTCTTAGTTTGACATCATTATCGTGTCTTGTATATGTCCTTCTTAGTATG GGAGCTGCTGGGATTGCTGTACAATACTTGGGATATACTCCTGGGCTTTTCATTGTAGGGCTTTTTGCCATCTTAATTTTGTGGATGTATGCAAACTTTTGGATAACGGGTACATTGTTCATTGTTGGAG GTTATCTGTTTTCTCTGAATCATGCTCGGCTGGTGGTGTTGATGGCTATGATATATGCTATGTATTGTGTGAAAGTTCGAGTTGGATGGTTTGGAGTCTTTCTCTCAATTAATCTTGCATTCTTGTCAAATGATGTGTTAAATTACGTGCTTCAGTGTTGTGATAATTTGAGTGAAAGTGTGCCCATTGAGGAGCAAACAAAATCTGAGTCATTCACAGAGGATGGCTTCTCTACAGAGTGTGAGTATTCTGTGCCTGCTGATGAACCAGAAAAGGTGCAGTCTTGTAAATCATCCAGCAAACCTGCTGTGGCATCATCTTTGGTCAACAAACAAAAAGAATCTACGGCCAAGCAAGTTATCAGAGAAGATGAAAATTCCATTATTGAGATGAAGCGGATTTTAGGTAGTAACAATCACTATGAAGCACTTGAGTTTCCTCGCAACAAGAAAGTTGACTCTATTTTGTTGAGGAAGGAATACAGGAAAAAG GCAATGCTTGTTCATCCTGACAAAAATATGGGAAGTACACTTGCAAGTGAATCCTTTAAGAAGCTTCAGTGCGCCTATGAG GTTCTTTCTGATGCTGTGAAGAAGAGGGACTATGATGAACAACTTAAAAAGGAAGAATCGAAGAGTGTCATACAGAGATCATCTAGCACTTCTCGTCAG CAGGATAGCTCTGATTACTGCTTGGAAGAGTCAAGACGTATACAGTGCACAAAATGTGGCAATTCACACATTTGGGTCTGCACAAATAGGACTAAGGCCAAGGCCAGATGGTGCCAG GATTGCTGTCAATATCATCAAGCCAAAGATGGCGATGGATGGGTGGAGTACAAAGGATCATTGATATTTGATCAGCCTCGAAAG GTGGAAATACCGCGAGCTTTTGTCTGTGCTGAGAGCAAGATCTTTGATGTATCAGAATGGGCCATATGTCAG GGAATGGCTTGTAGACCCAATACACATCGGCCAAGCTTCCATGTCAACATGGTTGGTTTGGACAAGTCATCTCAGAGATCCAATTCTAGCAGATACCCATGGGATCTGGATGCCGAGGTGATGGACGAAGATGAAGATTTTGAGCTGTGGCTTCAACAAGCCCTGGCTTCTGGACTATTTTGTGAAACTTCCAAGCGCAGAAAGAGCTGGAGTCCCTTTAAGTTGCATCACAGAAAGAAAAGTTGGCGAAGATCATCATGA
- the LOC113770585 gene encoding uncharacterized protein LOC113770585 isoform X2, which translates to MEDIGLFKQVWKWLQSKKICYSVVRTTASCFRDKIGIFIERHWPMVCCACARLGRLMLLLLIRWKDCGVRGFRSFIGLGSAALLVIMWSCFLSLTSLSCLVYVLLSMGAAGIAVQYLGYTPGLFIVGLFAILILWMYANFWITGTLFIVGGYLFSLNHARLVVLMAMIYAMYCVKVRVGWFGVFLSINLAFLSNDVLNYVLQCCDNLSESVPIEEQTKSESFTEDGFSTECEYSVPADEPEKVQSCKSSSKPAVASSLVNKQKESTAKQVIREDENSIIEMKRILGSNNHYEALEFPRNKKVDSILLRKEYRKKAMLVHPDKNMGSTLASESFKKLQCAYEVLSDAVKKRDYDEQLKKEESKSVIQRSSSTSRQDSSDYCLEESRRIQCTKCGNSHIWVCTNRTKAKARWCQDCCQYHQAKDGDGWVEYKGSLIFDQPRKVEIPRAFVCAESKIFDVSEWAICQGMACRPNTHRPSFHVNMVGLDKSSQRSNSSRYPWDLDAEVMDEDEDFELWLQQALASGLFCETSKRRKSWSPFKLHHRKKSWRRSS; encoded by the exons ATGGAGGATATTGGGCTGTTTAAACAAGTTTGGAAATGGTTGCAATCCAAGAAAATTTGTTACTCTGTTGTGAGAACAACAGCCAGCTGTTTCCGAGACAAGATTGGGATATTTATAGAGAGGCATTGGCCAATGGTTTGTTGTGCGTGTGCAAGGCTGGGGAGACTGATGTTGCTTTTGTTGATTCGATGGAAGGATTGTGGAGTCAGAGGATTTCGGTCGTTTATTGGGCTTGGTTCGGCAGCTTTGCTTGTTATCATGTGGAGTTGTTTTCTTAGTTTGACATCATTATCGTGTCTTGTATATGTCCTTCTTAGTATG GGAGCTGCTGGGATTGCTGTACAATACTTGGGATATACTCCTGGGCTTTTCATTGTAGGGCTTTTTGCCATCTTAATTTTGTGGATGTATGCAAACTTTTGGATAACGGGTACATTGTTCATTGTTGGAG GTTATCTGTTTTCTCTGAATCATGCTCGGCTGGTGGTGTTGATGGCTATGATATATGCTATGTATTGTGTGAAAGTTCGAGTTGGATGGTTTGGAGTCTTTCTCTCAATTAATCTTGCATTCTTGTCAAATGATGTGTTAAATTACGTGCTTCAGTGTTGTGATAATTTGAGTGAAAGTGTGCCCATTGAGGAGCAAACAAAATCTGAGTCATTCACAGAGGATGGCTTCTCTACAGAGTGTGAGTATTCTGTGCCTGCTGATGAACCAGAAAAGGTGCAGTCTTGTAAATCATCCAGCAAACCTGCTGTGGCATCATCTTTGGTCAACAAACAAAAAGAATCTACGGCCAAGCAAGTTATCAGAGAAGATGAAAATTCCATTATTGAGATGAAGCGGATTTTAGGTAGTAACAATCACTATGAAGCACTTGAGTTTCCTCGCAACAAGAAAGTTGACTCTATTTTGTTGAGGAAGGAATACAGGAAAAAG GCAATGCTTGTTCATCCTGACAAAAATATGGGAAGTACACTTGCAAGTGAATCCTTTAAGAAGCTTCAGTGCGCCTATGAG GTTCTTTCTGATGCTGTGAAGAAGAGGGACTATGATGAACAACTTAAAAAGGAAGAATCGAAGAGTGTCATACAGAGATCATCTAGCACTTCTCGTCAG GATAGCTCTGATTACTGCTTGGAAGAGTCAAGACGTATACAGTGCACAAAATGTGGCAATTCACACATTTGGGTCTGCACAAATAGGACTAAGGCCAAGGCCAGATGGTGCCAG GATTGCTGTCAATATCATCAAGCCAAAGATGGCGATGGATGGGTGGAGTACAAAGGATCATTGATATTTGATCAGCCTCGAAAG GTGGAAATACCGCGAGCTTTTGTCTGTGCTGAGAGCAAGATCTTTGATGTATCAGAATGGGCCATATGTCAG GGAATGGCTTGTAGACCCAATACACATCGGCCAAGCTTCCATGTCAACATGGTTGGTTTGGACAAGTCATCTCAGAGATCCAATTCTAGCAGATACCCATGGGATCTGGATGCCGAGGTGATGGACGAAGATGAAGATTTTGAGCTGTGGCTTCAACAAGCCCTGGCTTCTGGACTATTTTGTGAAACTTCCAAGCGCAGAAAGAGCTGGAGTCCCTTTAAGTTGCATCACAGAAAGAAAAGTTGGCGAAGATCATCATGA
- the LOC113769840 gene encoding cold-responsive protein kinase 1 yields the protein MTCFSCLFGRKLDSATHRSVELDDELSGIQNVTLYPYKALRIATDDFSPTNKIGEGGFGSVYKGKLRSGQMAGQMAAIKVLSTESRQGVREFLTEIQVISEIQHENLVKLYGCCVEGNHRILVYNYLEKNSLATTLLDGDYNNIQFTWRIRKKICIGVARGLAYLHEEVRPHIVHRDIKASNILLDKDLTPKISDFGLAKLIPPNMTHVSTRVAGTIGYLAPEYAIRGQLTRKADIYSFGVLLIEIVSGRCNTNTRLPIEEQYLLERTWKLYERRELVGLVDTALNGNFDAEQACRFLKIGLLCTQDDPKLRPSMSSVVKMLTDKLDVDEHKITKPGLISDFMDLKVRSNAPKAKPGRDHTPGNYASSGSDNLDTTRLTSAASSQATMTFTFPCTQSM from the exons ATGACTTGCTTCTCCTGTTTATTTGGTAGAAAGTTGGATTCAGCAACACACCGCTCGGTTGAGCTAGATGATG AGCTCTCTGGCATCCAGAACGTCACTCTTTACCCGTACAAGGCGTTGAGAATTGCCACTGATGATTTTAGTCCAACCAATAAAATAGGGGAGGGTGGATTTGGTTCTGTCTACAAG GGAAAGCTCAGAAGCGGCCAGATGGCCGGCCAGATGGCTGCCATAAAGGTTCTTTCTACTGAATCGAGGCAAGGAGTACGTGAGTTCTTGACTGAAATTCAAGTGATTTCGGAAATACAGCACGAAAATCTAGTGAAACTTTACGGTTGTTGTGTGGAAGGCAATCACAGAATTTTGGTGTACAACTACCTAGAGAAGAATAGTCTTGCAACAACACTTCTTG ATGGAGATTACAATAACATCCAGTTTACTTGGCgaataaggaaaaaaatttgcatCGGAGTTGCTAGAGGACTTGCTTACCTTCATGAGGAAGTGAGACCTCATATTGTCCACCGGGATATCAAAGCAAGCAATATACTTCTAGACAAGGATCTAACacctaaaatttcagattttggtCTTGCAAAACTCATCCCTCCCAACATGACTCATGTCAGTACACGAGTGGCAGGGACCAT TGGTTATTTGGCGCCTGAATATGCAATAAGAGGCCAGTTGACACGTAAAGCAGACATTTACAGCTTTGGAGTTCTGTTAATTGAAATAGTTAGTGGAAGATGCAACACCAACACAAGACTTCCTATTGAAGAACAGTATCTTCTTGAAAGG ACCTGGAAACTATATGAAAGAAGGGAACTAGTTGGGCTCGTAGATACAGCACTAAACGGGAATTTTGATGCCGAACAAGCATGCAGATTCCTGAAGATTGGGCTTCTGTGCACTCAGGATGATCCGAAGCTTCGACCATCCATGTCCAGTGTTGTCAAGATGCTAACAGATAAATTAGATGTTGATGAGCATAAGATCACGAAACCAGGCTTAATCTCCGACTTCATGGACCTCAAGGTCAGAAGCAACGCCCCTAAAGCTAAGCCTGGAAGGGATCATACCCCCGGCAATTATGCATCCTCTGGCTCCGACAATCTGGATACCACAAGATTAACTTCAGCAGCTTCTTCTCAAGCTACCATGACGTTTACTTTTCCATGCACCCAAAGCATGTAA
- the LOC113772463 gene encoding uncharacterized protein LOC113772463 isoform X2: MATSPSVATKVAVIGSGISGAVCASALAKNGISVTIFESGRGPGGRMSQRRETAEDGRELLFDHGAPYFTVTNPEVVGLVQDWESRGFVAPWNEKFGSFDCTSKKFLVSNEEESNQKYVGIPGMNSICRALSSEPGVRSCFGLGVGKVEWLEDEDLWSLTSLDGQDLGQFKGVVTSDKNMFSSRFTMATGGKPPLEIALKVKEIPVVSCFALMLAFERPLQSIPVKGFSFKNSENLSWAFCDSSKPGRSITSERWVLHSTAQYAENIIAQTGLQRPTNALLAKVAEELVQEFKGTGLDISQLFFKKAHRWGSAFPAKSIAAEEKCLWNGNRRLAVCGDFCVSPNVEGAILSGIAAAAKFTELLGSL; this comes from the exons ATGGCCACTAGTCCCAGTGTTGCTACCAAGGTTGCTGTCATCGGAAGCGGAA TCTCAGGTGCGGTATGTGCATCGGCGCTGGCCAAGAATGGAATTTCAGTCACCATTTTCGAGTCTGGTAGAGGCCCAGGTGGCCGAATGTCTCAAAGAAG AGAAACGGCCGAAGATGGGAGGGAGCTATTATTCGACCATGGTGCTCCTTACTTCACTGTCACCAATCCTGAGGTCGTGGGTCTTGTTCAGGACTGGGAATCGAGAGGCTTTGTTGCTCCCtggaatgaaaagtttggatCTTTTGATTGCACTTCCAAGAAATTTCTCGTTAGCAATGAG GAAGAATCAAATCAGAAATATGTTGGAATCCCAGGAATGAACTCCATCTGCCGAGCTTTATCCTCAGAACCTG GAGTGAGGAGTTGTTTTGGATTGGGTGTTGGGAAGGTTGAATGGTTAGAGGATGAGGATTTGTGGTCATTGACCAGTTTGGATGGACAAGATCTTGGTCAATTTAAGGGAGTGGTGACATCAGATAAGAATATGTTTTCTTCCAGATTCACAATGGCAACTGGAGGAAAACCTCCTTTAG AAATAGCTTTGAAGGTCAAAGAAATTCCTGTTGTTTCATGCTTTGCTCTGATGCTGGCATTTGAACGGCCTTTGCAATCG ATTCCAGTTAAGGGCTTTTCATTCAAGAATTCAGAAAACTTAAGCTGGGCTTTTTGTGACAGTAGCAAGCCTGGGCGTTCAATCACTAG TGAACGTTGGGTGCTGCATTCAACAGCACAGTATGCAGAGAACATCATTGCTCAAACAGGGCTTCAAAGGCCTACTAATGCACTACTAGCAAAAGTAGCTGAAGAACTTGTTCAAGAATTTAAAGGCACTGGACTTGATATATCTCAGCTGTTTTTCAAGAAAGCTCACCGATG GGGAAGTGCATTTCCTGCGAAAAGCATAGCAGCAGAGGAGAAGTGTCTCTGGAACGGAAACAGGAGATTAGCAGTGTGCGGTGACTTCTGTGTTAGCCCTAACGTTGAAGGTGCAATACTGAGTGGCATAGCTGCGGCTGCAAAGTTTACTGAACTGCTCGGTTCCTTGTGA
- the LOC113772463 gene encoding uncharacterized protein LOC113772463 isoform X1, with protein MATSPSVATKVAVIGSGISGAVCASALAKNGISVTIFESGRGPGGRMSQRRETAEDGRELLFDHGAPYFTVTNPEVVGLVQDWESRGFVAPWNEKFGSFDCTSKKFLVSNEEESNQKYVGIPGMNSICRALSSEPGVRSCFGLGVGKVEWLEDEDLWSLTSLDGQDLGQFKGVVTSDKNMFSSRFTMATGGKPPLDLSMVPEIALKVKEIPVVSCFALMLAFERPLQSIPVKGFSFKNSENLSWAFCDSSKPGRSITSERWVLHSTAQYAENIIAQTGLQRPTNALLAKVAEELVQEFKGTGLDISQLFFKKAHRWGSAFPAKSIAAEEKCLWNGNRRLAVCGDFCVSPNVEGAILSGIAAAAKFTELLGSL; from the exons ATGGCCACTAGTCCCAGTGTTGCTACCAAGGTTGCTGTCATCGGAAGCGGAA TCTCAGGTGCGGTATGTGCATCGGCGCTGGCCAAGAATGGAATTTCAGTCACCATTTTCGAGTCTGGTAGAGGCCCAGGTGGCCGAATGTCTCAAAGAAG AGAAACGGCCGAAGATGGGAGGGAGCTATTATTCGACCATGGTGCTCCTTACTTCACTGTCACCAATCCTGAGGTCGTGGGTCTTGTTCAGGACTGGGAATCGAGAGGCTTTGTTGCTCCCtggaatgaaaagtttggatCTTTTGATTGCACTTCCAAGAAATTTCTCGTTAGCAATGAG GAAGAATCAAATCAGAAATATGTTGGAATCCCAGGAATGAACTCCATCTGCCGAGCTTTATCCTCAGAACCTG GAGTGAGGAGTTGTTTTGGATTGGGTGTTGGGAAGGTTGAATGGTTAGAGGATGAGGATTTGTGGTCATTGACCAGTTTGGATGGACAAGATCTTGGTCAATTTAAGGGAGTGGTGACATCAGATAAGAATATGTTTTCTTCCAGATTCACAATGGCAACTGGAGGAAAACCTCCTTTAG ACTTGAGCATGGTACCAGAAATAGCTTTGAAGGTCAAAGAAATTCCTGTTGTTTCATGCTTTGCTCTGATGCTGGCATTTGAACGGCCTTTGCAATCG ATTCCAGTTAAGGGCTTTTCATTCAAGAATTCAGAAAACTTAAGCTGGGCTTTTTGTGACAGTAGCAAGCCTGGGCGTTCAATCACTAG TGAACGTTGGGTGCTGCATTCAACAGCACAGTATGCAGAGAACATCATTGCTCAAACAGGGCTTCAAAGGCCTACTAATGCACTACTAGCAAAAGTAGCTGAAGAACTTGTTCAAGAATTTAAAGGCACTGGACTTGATATATCTCAGCTGTTTTTCAAGAAAGCTCACCGATG GGGAAGTGCATTTCCTGCGAAAAGCATAGCAGCAGAGGAGAAGTGTCTCTGGAACGGAAACAGGAGATTAGCAGTGTGCGGTGACTTCTGTGTTAGCCCTAACGTTGAAGGTGCAATACTGAGTGGCATAGCTGCGGCTGCAAAGTTTACTGAACTGCTCGGTTCCTTGTGA
- the LOC113772468 gene encoding photosystem II 10 kDa polypeptide, chloroplastic, with protein MATTVMSSLSLKPAVFTAEKSAVRGLPSLARTSAFRVQAKGRKIKTDTPYGISGGMTLRDGLDASGRKGKGKGVYQFVDKYGANVDGYSPIYDTKDWSPSGDVYVGGSTGLAIWAVTLAGILAGGALLVYNTSALVQ; from the exons ATGGCAACCACAGTGATGAGTTCGTTGAGCCTTAAGCCCGCTGTTTTCACAGCTGAGAAATCAGCAGTTAGAGGCCTCCCTTCACTTGCAAGAACCTCAGCTTTCCGAGTGCAAGCCAAAGGCAGGAAGATCAAGACCGACACACCTTATG GAATTAGCGGAGGTATGACTTTGAGGGATGGACTCGATGCTTCTGGCAGGAAAGGAAAG GGAAAGGGCGTTTACCAATTTGTTGACAAGTATGGTGCTAATGTTGACGGATACAG TCCAATCTACGACACGAAGGACTGGTCTCCAAGCGGTGACGTCTATGTTGGCG GTAGCACTGGCCTGGCAATCTGGGCAGTTACCCTGGCTGGCATTCTGGCAGGAGGTGCTCTGCTAGTTTACAACACCAGTGCTTTGGTACAGTAG